TCCCCGCGACCGTCGAGGGCCTCGAGGCCATCACCGAGACCATCGCAGCCAGCATCAGCGTCAACGTCACGCTGATCTTCAGCCTCGAGCGCTACCGCCAGGTGATCAACGCCTACCTGACGGGCCTCGAGCGGGCCCGCGAGGCAGGGCACGACCTGTCGGGCATCCACTCGGTCGCCTCGTTCTTCGTGTCGCGGGTCGACAGCGAGATCGACGCGCGCCTCTCGGCGGTCGGCACTCCCGAGGCGCTCGCGCTCAAGGGCCAGGCCGGTGTCGCGAACGCGCGCCTCGCCTACGAGGTCTTCGAGCAGTCCTTCTCGTCGGAGCGGGCTCGCCTGCTGCTCGAGCTCGGGGCCAACGCGCAGCGCCCGCTGTGGGCGTCCACCGGTGTCAAGGATCCGTCGTTGCGCGACACCCTGTACGTCGAGGAGCTGATCGCGCCCGAGACCGTCAACACCATGCCCGAGGCGACGCTGAACGCGTTCGCCGACCACGGCGAGGTGCGCGGCGAGACGATCACGTCGGAGTACCTCGAGTCGAATCAGCTGCTCAACGCGCTCGACGCGCAGGGCGTCGACTACGTCGATGTCACCGAGAAGCTCGAGCTCGAGGGGCTGCAGAAGTTCGACGCCTCGTGGGCCGAGCTCTGCGACACCGTGGAACGCGCGCTCGCCGAGCGGGCCTAGAGGCAGCGGGCGGGCCTGGAGCAGCGAGCGGTCGATCGAGGCAGTAGCGAAGAGGGGAGCCATGATGGGTGGGATCGGGATCGCCTTCGGCGATGACATCGAGCACGCGAACGGCGGACGCGCGGACGAGCTCCTCGAGAGCCTGGTGCGGGACCGCGTGGCGAGCCGGATCTTCGCGCACGATGCCGGCCTGTGGGGCTCCGCAGCCGAAGCCGAGGCCGCGATCAGGCTGGGCTGGACGGACTTCGCCGCAGCCGCCGACGAGCTGCTCCCCCGGGTCGAGGCCCTGCGGGCGGAGCTCTCGGCCGCGGGCGTGGATCGCATCGTGCTGTGCGGGATGGGAGGATCGAGCCTCGCCCCCGCCGTCATCGCCCGCTGGGCGGACGCCGGCCTCACCATGATCGACTCGACCCACCCGGCCGCCGTCGCGCGAGTGCTCGGCGGCGACCTCGCGCGCACCGCGGTCGTGGTCAGCTCCAAGTCCGGCAGCACGATTGAGACCCGCAGCCACCTCGCCGCCTTCGAGCAGGCCTTCCGGGAGGCCGGCATCGACCCCGCCTCGCGCGTGGTGATCGTCACGGACCCGGGTTCCCCGCTCGACGACGAGTCCCGCGCCGCGGGGCGTCACGTCTTCAACGCCGACCCGAACGTCGGCGGCCGGTTCTCGGCGCTCACCGCTTTCGGCCTCGTGCCCTCCGGGCTCGCGGGCGTCGACGTCCGGCGGCTGGTCGACGAGGCGCAGGCCGTGCGCGAGGCGCTCGCGGTCGACGGGGCGCAGAATCCGGCGCTGCGGCTCGCCGCCGCGATCGCCGCCGGGCTGCCCGAACGATGCATTCTCGCGGTGCGGGAGGCCGAGAGCGCTCGGTGGGGCCTCGGCTCATGGATCGAGCAGCTCATCGCCGAGTCCACGGGCAAGGACGGGCACGGGGTGCTGCCGATCGCGCTGCCCGCATCCGCCCCCGAGTTCCGAGACCCGCCGCCCAACACGGTGGTGGCAACGGTGGCCGGCACCGAGGACGCCGCGGCGGAACCCTGCGACACGGGCATCCTGGTCGCCGCTCCCCTCGGCGCCCAGATGCTGCTCTGGGAGGTCGCGACCGCGGCGCTCGGACGACTCATGGGCATCGATCCCTTCAATCAGCCCGATGTCGAGGCCGCCAAGGTGGCCGCCCGCGCGGCTCTCGCCGAGGCCGGCAGGGCTGCGGGCCTCGATGGGGCGGACGGGTCCGGAACGGCCGGAGCCGAGGGCGTGGGGGCTCAGCAGGCACTTCTTGCCACCCCGTCGTCGGCCGGGGAGATCCTGAAGCGCCTGCGCGAGGCGGTTCCCTCCGAGGGATATCTCTCGATCCAGGCCTACGTCGATCCGCAGGGGGCACTCGCCGCCCCGCTGGGCGAGCTGAGGGACCGCCTGTCGGCGCACCTGCGGGTGCCGGTGTCGCTCGGCTTCGGGCCGAGCTACCTGCACTCCGTCGGCCAGCTGCACAAGGGCGGCCCCGCCCTCGGCGCCTTCCTGCAGATCACCGACGAGGGCGCGCCCGATGTGCCGATCCCCGACTCCCAGAGTTTCGGAGTGCTCATCGCAGCTCAGGCGCGCGGCGACCGGGAGGTGCTGACCGAGCGCGGTCGCCCGGTGATCGCGGTCACGCTCCCATACGGTGATACCGCGGTGATCGACGCGCTGCTCGCCGAGGTCTGAGCGGCATACGAATGCGGCCCCGGGATCTTCCGATCCCGGGGCCGCATCTCGTGCAGTGCTACGCCGACTGCTTCGCCGTGCCGCGACGAGTGCGCAGCTTCTGCAGCGCGGCCTCGAGCAACTCCTCGGCCTCCTCGGGCGTGCGGCGCTCCTTCACGTACGCGAGGTGCGTCTTGTAGGGCTCGTTCTTGGGGAGCAGCGGCGGGTTCTCGCGGTCGCGTCCGGCGGGGAGGCCGGTGGTCGGCGAGTCGATCTGATCGGGAATGTCCTCTGCGGCGACGTCGGCCGCGAAGTATCGGACCGTCTCGTTGCCGAGAGCATCCCAGTACGAGATCTGAATGCGTTCGGCGCGCGCACCGTGGTCCTTCTCCCCCATGGGGCCGGATCCGACGCGGGCGCCGCGAATGGCGTTACTGCCAGGCACTGAATACCTTTCTACTACGAAACTGCGGCGATCGAGGCGGGGTCAGACCACCGAGAACCGGGCGATGAGCCCGAGCCCGATGATCGAGGCGACCCACACCAGCGACACCACGACGGTGATGCGATTGAGGTTGCGCTCCGCCACTCCCGACGAGCCGAGGCTCGACGTCACACCGCCGCCGAACATGTCGGAGAGGCCGCCGCCGCGGCCCTTGTGCAGCAGGATGAACAGGGTGAGCAGCAGGCTCGTGATCACGAGGAGGACGATCAGGGCGATCTTGAGGATGAGCACGCGGTCCACCTTTCAGGGGTTGAGGGCGCGGTAAGCCAACGTTCAGTATACCTCCGCGAGTCGAACGCCGCGCACAGGATCTCGCAGGCGGAGGGTCCCGCGACTCGCTCTGCTCGCGCGGAGCGACGATGCGAGAGCGCGGCGTCTCGATCAGGCGGCGGTGACGTGCTTCTTGAACTGGATGATGCGGGTGAACTCGTCGGCCTTCAGGCTCGCACCGCCGACGAGCGCTCCGTCGACATCGGGCTGGCGCAGGAAACCCGCCACGTTCTGGCTGGAGACCGAGCCGCCGTAGAGCACGCGAGTCGCATCGGCCTGCTCGTCGCCGCGCAGCTCGCGCAGCGAGTCCCGGATCGCCTTCGCGACCTCCTGCGCCTGTTCCGGCGTCGCGGCCTGACCGCTGCCGATCGCCCAGACGGGCTCGTACGCGATGACGAACTCGGCATCCTTCGGGAGCGGCGCGAGCGCCGCCGCCAGCTGCGCGAGCGGAATCGCGGCAGCGCCGTGCTCCTCGAGATCCTCGGCGGTCTCGCCGACGCAGATCATCGGCACCATGCCGGCGCGATGCGCCGCGAGCGCCTTCTGCCCCACGAGCTCGTCGCTCTCGCCGTGCCCGTGCCGGCGCTCGGAGTGGCCGACGAGCACGTAGCGCACCTCGAGCTTTCGGAGCATCTGGGCCGAGACGTCACCGGTGTAGGCGCCGCTCTCGTGAGGAGACACGTCCTGCGCGCCGAGCACGAGGGAGAGCTTGTCGGCGGCGAGCAGCGTCTGCACGGACCGCAGATCGGTGAAGGGCGGGAAGACCGCCACCTCGGTGTCGCTATAGTCGTGCTTGACGTCCTTCAGACCCCACGCGAGCTTCTGTACCAGGGCGATGGCCTGCAGATGATCCAGGTTCATCTTCCAGTTGCCGGCGATGAGCGGCGTGCGCTGTGCGTTCTGGGTCATGCGAGAACCTCCAGTCCCGGGAGCTGCTTGCCCTCGAGGAACTCGAGGCTCGCCCCACCGCCCGTCGAGATGTGGCCGAATTGGTCGTCGGAGAAGCCGAGTGCGCGCACCGCCGCAGCGGAGTCGCCGCCGCCGACCACGGTGAAGCCGTCGGTCTCGGTGAGCGCCCGAGCCACCGCGCGCGTGCCCGCGGCGAACGCCTCCATCTCGAAGACCCCCATGGGGCCGTTCCAGAAGACGGTGGCCGAATCCGCGATCACGGCGGCGAAGGCCTCGGCCGACTCCGGCCCGATGTCGAGCCCGATGCCCGCTTCGCCGAAGCTCGACGACTCGATCGCGTCGGCGGGCACCACCTCGTGGGCCGCGTCGGCGGCGAAGGCCTCGGCCACAACCACATCGGTCGGCAGCACGATGCGCACGCCGCGCCTCTCGGCCTCGGCGAGATACCCGCGCACCGTCTCGAGCTGGTCCTGCTCGAGCAGGCTCGAGGCGACGCCGTGGCCCTGCGCCGCGAGGAAGGTGAAGAGCATGCCGCCGCCGATGAGCAGGGTGTCCACGCGCTCGATGAGATGGGAGATGACGCCGAGCTTGTCGGAGACCTTCGAACCCCCGAGCACCACCGTGTAGGGGCGTGCGGGATCGACGGTGAGGCGCTGCAGCACCTCGAGCTCGGCCGCTACGAGGCGGCCGGCGGCGCTGGGCAGCAGTTCGGCGAGATCGGTGACGCTGGCCTGGCGCCGGTGGACCACGCCGAAACCGTCGGAGACGAACGCGTCGCCCAGCTCGGCGAGCTGCTGCGCGAAGGCCCGGCGATCCGCGTCGTCCTTGCTCGTCTCACCCGCGTTGAAGCGCAGATTCTCGAGCATGACGACGTCCCCGTCGCCGAGCGCGGCGACGGCCGCCGAGGCCTCGGCCCCGACGGTCTCGCCGACGAACCGGACCGGCGCGCCCAGCAGCTCCGACATGCGCACCGCCACCGGCTCCAGCGAGAACCGGGCCTCGGGCTCCCCCTTGGGGCGGCCCAGGTGGCTGATGAGAACGACTCTGGCCCCCGCCTCGCGAAGCTCGCGGATCGTGGTGAGCGAGGCGCGGATGCGGCCGTCATCGGTGATGACGCCGTCTGACAGCGGCACGTTCAGATCGCAGCGGACGATAACGGTGCGGGAGCGCAGGTCTCCCAGAGTGTCGATGGTGCGCATGTCGGGGCGGGCCTCAGATCAGGCCGGGGGTCTGCGCGCGGGCAGCTTCGAAGCGCTTCGCGACATCCTGCCAATTGGCGATGTTCCAGAACGCCTTCACGTAGTCGGCCTTCACGTTGAGGTAATCGAGGTAGAAGGCGTGCTCCCACATGTCGAGCATCAGCAGGGGCGTGAGGCCGAGCGGTGCGTTCGCCTGCTGATCGAACAGCTGGAAGATCGCGAGGCGCTGACCCAGCGCATCCCAGGCGAGCACGGACCAACCCGAGCCCTGGATGCCCGTCGCGACCGCCGTGAAGTGGGCCTGGAAGGCCGCGAACGAGCCGAACTGATCCTTGATCGCCGCGGCGAGCTCGCCCTCGGGCTCCCCGCCGCCCTCGGGCGACAGGTTGTTCCAGAAGATGGTGTGGTTGACGTGGCCGCCGAGGTTGAACGCGAGGTCCTTCTCGAGCTTGTTCACCGCCGCCAGGTTGCCGGACTCGCGGGCTTCGCCGAGCTGCTCGAGCGCCGTGTTCGCACCGGTCACATAGGCCTGGTGGTGCTTGTCGTGGTGCAACTGCATGATCTTGCCGCTGATGTGCGGCTCGAGAGCTGCGTAATCGTAGGGAAGCTCGGGGAGTGAATAGGTAGCCATAAAGTGCTCCGATCTCTGCGTTCGACGATGGACGATTCAAGTCTATGGCTCCGCGGCTCCGAAATGTTGGAGAAATGGACCGTTTGCCGCGGGACCCGCGTGCGCGGCTACATCGAGTCGAGCTCCTCGGGCAGGCTGGCCTCGGTGCCCGGGATCCCACGGGCCTCGGCCTCCTTGTCGGCCATGGCGAGGAGGCGGCGGATGCGGCCCGCGATCGCGTCCTTGGTGAGGGGCGGATCGGCGCGCGTGCCCAGGTCGTCGAGGCTCGCCTCGCGGTGACGCAGGCGGAGCTCCCCCGCGTACCGCAGGTGGTCGGGTACCTCGTCTCCGAGGATCTCGAGCGCGCGCTCCACGCGGGCGCACGCGGCGACGGAGGCCTGCGCAGAGCGGCGCAGGTTCGCGTCGTCGAAGTTCACGAGGCGGTTCGCCGTCGCGCGCGTCTCCCGGGCGCGGCGGAGCTCATCCCACGCGGAACGGGCCTGCTGCGCGCCCATCGCGCCGAGCATCTCGCCGATCGTCTCGCTGTCGCGGATCATGACCTTGTTCTGGCCGCGGATCTCGCGGCTCTTGGCCTCGATCCCGATCCTGCTCGCCGCACCCACCAGCGCCATCGTGACCTCGCTCGTGGGGCAGATGATCTCGAGCGCGGCGGAGCGGCCCGGAGCCGTGATGCCGCCCCTCGCGAGGAAGGCGCCGCGCCAGATGGCCGCGAGCTCGGGCTGCGCGCCCGTGGTGAGACGATTCGGCAGGCCGCGGATCTGACGG
This DNA window, taken from Leucobacter tenebrionis, encodes the following:
- the tal gene encoding transaldolase, producing the protein MSASTSSLSRAGVSIWLDDLSRSRLESGELSALISSHDVVGVTTNPTIFAGAIGSGVGYGERIAECAERGLDVAETIVELTTADVADACDVFGEVYAASHGRDGRVSIEVEPGLARDTAGTVAQARELWAKVDRPNAMIKIPATVEGLEAITETIAASISVNVTLIFSLERYRQVINAYLTGLERAREAGHDLSGIHSVASFFVSRVDSEIDARLSAVGTPEALALKGQAGVANARLAYEVFEQSFSSERARLLLELGANAQRPLWASTGVKDPSLRDTLYVEELIAPETVNTMPEATLNAFADHGEVRGETITSEYLESNQLLNALDAQGVDYVDVTEKLELEGLQKFDASWAELCDTVERALAERA
- a CDS encoding glucose-6-phosphate isomerase codes for the protein MMGGIGIAFGDDIEHANGGRADELLESLVRDRVASRIFAHDAGLWGSAAEAEAAIRLGWTDFAAAADELLPRVEALRAELSAAGVDRIVLCGMGGSSLAPAVIARWADAGLTMIDSTHPAAVARVLGGDLARTAVVVSSKSGSTIETRSHLAAFEQAFREAGIDPASRVVIVTDPGSPLDDESRAAGRHVFNADPNVGGRFSALTAFGLVPSGLAGVDVRRLVDEAQAVREALAVDGAQNPALRLAAAIAAGLPERCILAVREAESARWGLGSWIEQLIAESTGKDGHGVLPIALPASAPEFRDPPPNTVVATVAGTEDAAAEPCDTGILVAAPLGAQMLLWEVATAALGRLMGIDPFNQPDVEAAKVAARAALAEAGRAAGLDGADGSGTAGAEGVGAQQALLATPSSAGEILKRLREAVPSEGYLSIQAYVDPQGALAAPLGELRDRLSAHLRVPVSLGFGPSYLHSVGQLHKGGPALGAFLQITDEGAPDVPIPDSQSFGVLIAAQARGDREVLTERGRPVIAVTLPYGDTAVIDALLAEV
- a CDS encoding RNA polymerase-binding protein RbpA, with translation MPGSNAIRGARVGSGPMGEKDHGARAERIQISYWDALGNETVRYFAADVAAEDIPDQIDSPTTGLPAGRDRENPPLLPKNEPYKTHLAYVKERRTPEEAEELLEAALQKLRTRRGTAKQSA
- the secG gene encoding preprotein translocase subunit SecG, whose translation is MLILKIALIVLLVITSLLLTLFILLHKGRGGGLSDMFGGGVTSSLGSSGVAERNLNRITVVVSLVWVASIIGLGLIARFSVV
- the tpiA gene encoding triose-phosphate isomerase; the encoded protein is MTQNAQRTPLIAGNWKMNLDHLQAIALVQKLAWGLKDVKHDYSDTEVAVFPPFTDLRSVQTLLAADKLSLVLGAQDVSPHESGAYTGDVSAQMLRKLEVRYVLVGHSERRHGHGESDELVGQKALAAHRAGMVPMICVGETAEDLEEHGAAAIPLAQLAAALAPLPKDAEFVIAYEPVWAIGSGQAATPEQAQEVAKAIRDSLRELRGDEQADATRVLYGGSVSSQNVAGFLRQPDVDGALVGGASLKADEFTRIIQFKKHVTAA
- a CDS encoding phosphoglycerate kinase — translated: MRTIDTLGDLRSRTVIVRCDLNVPLSDGVITDDGRIRASLTTIRELREAGARVVLISHLGRPKGEPEARFSLEPVAVRMSELLGAPVRFVGETVGAEASAAVAALGDGDVVMLENLRFNAGETSKDDADRRAFAQQLAELGDAFVSDGFGVVHRRQASVTDLAELLPSAAGRLVAAELEVLQRLTVDPARPYTVVLGGSKVSDKLGVISHLIERVDTLLIGGGMLFTFLAAQGHGVASSLLEQDQLETVRGYLAEAERRGVRIVLPTDVVVAEAFAADAAHEVVPADAIESSSFGEAGIGLDIGPESAEAFAAVIADSATVFWNGPMGVFEMEAFAAGTRAVARALTETDGFTVVGGGDSAAAVRALGFSDDQFGHISTGGGASLEFLEGKQLPGLEVLA
- a CDS encoding superoxide dismutase, whose protein sequence is MATYSLPELPYDYAALEPHISGKIMQLHHDKHHQAYVTGANTALEQLGEARESGNLAAVNKLEKDLAFNLGGHVNHTIFWNNLSPEGGGEPEGELAAAIKDQFGSFAAFQAHFTAVATGIQGSGWSVLAWDALGQRLAIFQLFDQQANAPLGLTPLLMLDMWEHAFYLDYLNVKADYVKAFWNIANWQDVAKRFEAARAQTPGLI
- the whiA gene encoding DNA-binding protein WhiA is translated as MLSTPEVKSELVRFPVQRTGERVAEVATILRLAGGLHTISGRIALEAELHTPQIVQRVRKDLAELYGVRSEAKQLPPSSTRPGAPQFLVRVIDGETLARQLGLLDQRRRQIRGLPNRLTTGAQPELAAIWRGAFLARGGITAPGRSAALEIICPTSEVTMALVGAASRIGIEAKSREIRGQNKVMIRDSETIGEMLGAMGAQQARSAWDELRRARETRATANRLVNFDDANLRRSAQASVAACARVERALEILGDEVPDHLRYAGELRLRHREASLDDLGTRADPPLTKDAIAGRIRRLLAMADKEAEARGIPGTEASLPEELDSM